The proteins below come from a single Eubacterium limosum genomic window:
- a CDS encoding secondary thiamine-phosphate synthase enzyme YjbQ: MLYEFKLRTDRENMHDITPQVWEAIQKSGIKDGTVTVFAPHTTAAITINENADPDVVHDMLIGLRHTYPDLPEYQHAEGNSTAHLKSSTLGVSETIMLVGGSLLLGTWQDIYFCEFDGPRNRHFYVRITEEK; this comes from the coding sequence ATGCTCTATGAATTTAAGCTAAGAACAGACCGTGAAAATATGCACGATATTACGCCTCAGGTTTGGGAGGCCATTCAAAAAAGTGGTATTAAGGATGGCACTGTAACAGTCTTTGCGCCACATACCACAGCCGCCATTACCATCAATGAAAACGCTGACCCGGATGTGGTTCATGATATGCTTATCGGACTGCGCCATACCTATCCCGATCTTCCCGAATACCAGCACGCGGAGGGTAACAGCACAGCCCACTTAAAATCAAGCACCCTTGGTGTAAGCGAGACAATTATGCTGGTGGGCGGCAGTTTACTGCTGGGAACCTGGCAGGATATTTATTTCTGTGAGTTTGATGGTCCTCGAAACCGCCATTTTTATGTACGGATCACAGAAGAAAAATAA
- a CDS encoding sensor histidine kinase, with amino-acid sequence MFKHIRFFFRRYMVLIMLSIVVLFVLNLYLGYAVAVHPVTGNLKESPGAIIEKVSDGLLKSESGTLELSEEGKTLLAESGAWAILIDNVTSNVIWSDHAPPEIPSHFKPTDIAGFSRYYLKDYPAFTWENPNGLLVLGFPKDSYMRLGDKYYSIPVLQKTITQALPLMLALNLLVIMVIYIISGTLMMRPVKNVVAGLEALSRDRPVNLKEKGAFSELFASINQTSVILSEKNEALKKKDSARANWIAGVSHDIRTPLSIILGYAEGLKTSDDTETRQAGETISHQTLRIRSLVNDLNLASKLEYEMQPLCLEPIDVMECLRQVISDTLNNGLPEQYTIDFDYSDDCSGCLVKGDARLFERALVNLIQNSIRHNPDGCDILVKLEKRAENLELVISDNGIGTGPEKLEQIRNATHYIQNEQENAVQNHGLGLFIVKKVVGVMAGKITFESKKNKCFSVKIVLPVFLTAQGSDTELPREE; translated from the coding sequence TATTTGGGCTATGCGGTCGCAGTCCATCCGGTAACTGGAAATCTGAAGGAGTCGCCAGGCGCGATTATCGAAAAGGTATCCGATGGCCTGCTGAAAAGCGAAAGTGGTACACTTGAGCTTTCGGAGGAGGGAAAAACCTTGCTTGCAGAGAGTGGCGCCTGGGCCATACTCATTGACAATGTAACCAGTAACGTTATCTGGAGTGACCACGCGCCGCCGGAAATACCCAGCCATTTCAAACCAACAGATATCGCTGGTTTTTCGCGCTATTACCTGAAAGACTACCCGGCCTTTACCTGGGAAAATCCCAATGGCTTGTTGGTTTTGGGCTTTCCAAAGGACAGCTATATGCGTCTCGGGGACAAGTATTACAGCATACCAGTGCTTCAAAAGACCATTACCCAGGCTCTGCCTCTTATGCTGGCGCTCAATCTGTTGGTGATCATGGTGATTTATATCATCAGCGGAACCCTGATGATGCGCCCTGTTAAAAATGTAGTAGCAGGATTAGAGGCACTATCCAGAGATCGTCCGGTTAACCTCAAAGAAAAAGGGGCATTCTCAGAGTTGTTTGCGAGCATTAATCAGACCTCGGTCATTTTGTCAGAAAAAAATGAAGCCCTTAAAAAAAAGGACAGCGCCCGCGCAAACTGGATTGCCGGAGTATCCCATGATATCCGAACGCCGTTGTCCATTATCCTTGGCTACGCCGAAGGGCTTAAGACAAGCGATGATACCGAAACCCGGCAGGCAGGGGAAACCATCAGCCATCAAACCCTGCGTATCCGTTCACTGGTCAATGATCTGAACCTGGCGTCAAAGCTGGAATATGAAATGCAGCCCCTGTGCCTTGAGCCCATAGATGTTATGGAATGCCTGCGCCAGGTTATCAGCGATACTTTAAACAATGGTCTTCCAGAGCAGTATACCATTGATTTTGATTACAGTGACGACTGCAGTGGATGTCTGGTAAAGGGGGATGCCAGGCTCTTTGAGAGGGCCCTTGTCAATCTGATACAAAACAGCATCCGGCATAACCCGGATGGCTGTGACATTCTGGTGAAGCTAGAAAAAAGAGCAGAGAATCTGGAGCTGGTAATATCGGATAACGGGATTGGGACCGGGCCCGAAAAGCTTGAGCAAATCCGAAACGCCACCCATTATATCCAAAACGAGCAGGAGAACGCTGTGCAGAATCACGGCCTTGGCCTTTTCATTGTAAAAAAGGTGGTGGGCGTTATGGCTGGCAAAATAACTTTTGAGAGTAAGAAAAACAAGTGCTTTTCTGTCAAAATTGTTCTGCCAGTGTTTCTCACTGCGCAGGGAAGCGATACAGAATTACCACGGGAGGAATAG